The following proteins are co-located in the Manihot esculenta cultivar AM560-2 chromosome 7, M.esculenta_v8, whole genome shotgun sequence genome:
- the LOC110619135 gene encoding pentatricopeptide repeat-containing protein At1g63330 gives MKQYHTVISMSKTIELVGISHDVYSLNILINCFCRSHLVDFGFSVFGKMLKFGLEPTTVTFNTFINGLCMESKIDKAVEFFDDMVARGYQPDVYTYNVIVNGMCKFGKTNVAIGLLKGMADRGCEPDVVTYGAIIDALCKDELVGEALELFSQMRNKRISPDVITYTSLIHGVCKLGQKNQALALMNEMVEQDILPNVYTFNVLIDALCKDGMVSEAQNTFNIMIQRGVEPNVVTYTSLIDGLCISDHFKEALALLKEMVGWNISPDVFTFNILIDTLCKKGLVSNAQNIIKIMIQRGVEPDVVNYNSLMDGYCLCKQIDKARKLFDLMVTNEIADIFSYSILINGYCKCKMIDDAKDIFVKMSHKGLVPDVVTYSTLIEGMFQAGRPQTAQELFKNMCSHGQQPNIVTFSIMINGLCSQGNLDEALTLLKKMEESQLKPNLVTYCILINGMCKAGKINDAKELFSSLFENGLQPNVHIYSAIMKGLCREGLIEEAYKIFRDMEKGGCLPNNWCYNIIIQGFLKHEDLGKASELINEMVDKGFSADATTTELVVHLLCNEDLILRLLKVRNEGSAN, from the coding sequence ATGAAACAATATCACACTGTCATTTCCATGTCCAAAACAATTGAATTGGTAGGAATCTCTCACGATGTTTATTCTCTTAAcatcttaattaattgcttCTGCCGTTCACATCTTGTGGATTTTGGCTTCTCTGTTTTTGGTAAGATGCTCAAATTCGGATTGGAGCCTACCACTGTGACATTTAATACCTTTATCAATGGGCTCTGTATGGAGAGTAAAATCGATAAAGCAGTGGAATTTTTCGATGATATGGTTGCACGTGGTTATCAACCTGATGTTTATACTTATAATGTGATAGTAAACGGAATGTGTAAATTTGGGAAAACAAACGTGGCTATTGGGCTGCTAAAGGGAATGGCTGATAGAGGTTGTGAGCCAGATGTTGTGACATACGGAGCAATCATTGACGCCCTTTGCAAGGATGAGCTAGTTGGTGAGGCTTTAGAGCTCTTCTCTCAAATGAGGAATAAGCGCATTTCACCTGATGTCATCACTTACACTAGTTTAATTCATGGTGTTTGCAAATTAGGCCAAAAGAACCAAGCTTTGGCCTTGATGAATGAAATGGTGGAGCAGGACATATTACCAAATGTTTATACCTTCAATGTATTGATTGACGCTCTTTGTAAGGATGGAATGGTTTCAGAGGCTCAAAATACATTCAAtataatgattcaaagaggtgtagAGCCTAATGTGGTCACCTACACTTCCTTAATTGATGGTCTTTGCATTTCAGACCATTTCAAGGAAGCTTTGGCCTTGTTGAAAGAAATGGTGGGGTGGAACATATCCCCTGATGTTTTTACCTTCAACATATTGATCGACACTCTTTGTAAGAAAGGACTGGTTTCAAATGCACAGAATATAATCAAgataatgattcaaagaggtgtggAACCTGATGTTGTCAATTATAATTCATTGATGGATGGATATTGTCTGTGCAAGCAAATTGATAAGGCTAGAAAGCTATTTGATCTGATGGTGACCAATGAAATAGCTGACATTTTTAGCTACAGCATTTTGATCAATGGATATTGTAAGTGCAAAATGATAGATGATGCAAAGGATATTTTTGTTAAAATGTCTCATAAAGGTTTAGTTCCTGATGTTGTTACTTATTCTACTCTTATAGAGGGTATGTTTCAAGCGGGGAGGCCCCAAACTGCACAAGAGCTCTTTAAGAATATGTGCTCTCATGGTCAACAGCCAAACATAGTAACCTTCTCAATTATGATTAATGGCTTATGTAGTCAGGGGAATCTCGATGAAGCACTCACCCTATTGAAAAAAATGGAGGAAAGTCAGTTAAAGCCTAATCTTGTGACCTATTGCATTCTGATCAATGGTATGTGCAAAGCTGGCAAGATTAATGATGCCAAGGAATTGTTTTCTAGTCTTTTTGAAAATGGTTTACAACCTAATGTTCATATATATAGTGCAATTATGAAAGGACTCTGCCGAGAAGGATTAATAGAGGAAGCATATAAGATTTTTAGAGACATGGAAAAGGGAGGATGTTTGCCGAATAATTGGTGTTATAATATCATCATTCAAGGGTTTCTCAAGCATGAGGATTTAGGAAAAGCATCAGAACTAATCAATGAAATGGTTGACAAGGGATtctctgctgatgctactacCACCGAATTGGTAGTACATTTATTGTGCAATGAGGATCTCATTCTTAGGCTTTTAAAGGTGCGCAATGAGGGATCAGCAAACTAA